The sequence CAGGCTCATGTATCCGTGCTCGTCGGGCAGCGATACCTGGACCAGCGCCACGTCCACCGGTATCATCTTCCGGTTGAGGAGGCCCGGAATCTCGGAGAGGAAAATGGGTGTGTAGTCGGCCATGCCCTGGTTGACGGCGTCTCTGGTGTTGTTGCCGATGAAAAAGGAGTTGTGCCGGAAATTGTAGCGGAACTTTTCGTTTGCATAGGGGGCCACCCCCAGGGTCCAGACGTGGAAAACCTCGGCGTCGAACACCGCCTTGGGGTGCTTCTCCACATATGAAATCAGGGCCCGGACCAGGTACTGAGGCTCGCCGCAGCCGGTGCTGATGAAAATCCGGTCCCCACGGTGGACGTGTCCGAATATCTCCTCCTCGGAGGCGAACTTCTCCGGATACTGTTCCTTCAAACGGTCTATGGCGGTATGGTTGTTTTTCATCAAGGCTCCTGAGTCAAGGGAGAAAAAGACACCATTCAAAAAAATATCCGGCGTTCCCGGCAATGGGTGCAGGCGTCAAATCTTCTCAGTATAAAATTTTATCGTGAAATATGGTTCGAGTCAATGAAATGCGAATGTGCCGCAACTGTTTTTTCAGAAGACGGCAGGCGGCAGTATCCCCTTCGGAAGAAAAAACTCCCGAAAAACGGGAGTTCTTTGGTATTGTCGTTTATTTTCTACCTGTCAAGCCGGACAGTACGACGCGACGATCTCCGTCAGCTCGGCGGGCGAGGGGACGGAGCCGGGGGGATTGCCGAAGAAATCGACGGTTGCGTCTCCCAGGACCGAAAGCTTCACATCCTCCACCATCTGGCCGGTGTTCAGCTCCACCACCAGAAAGTTCTTGACCCCGGCCGACAGCTCTTCAAGCTCTTTTCCCGGAAAGGGGAAGAGGGTGATGGGGCGAAAGAGACCCACCCTTTTACCTTTTTCCCGCAGGCGGTCGATGGCGGTTCGGACAATGCGGGAGACAGATCCGAAGGCGCATACCACCAAATCCGCGTCGTCGGTGTGGTAGGACTCCCACATGACATCCTCTTTCATCCGCTCGTATTTTTCCTTGAGTCTCCAGTTATGCTTGGTCAGCTCGCCCTCGGCCAGGTAGAGAGACTTCAGAAGTCGTTTTTCCCGACCGTCGGCGCCGGTCAGCGCCCAAGACTTCTCGTCGGGCTCCTGGAATATCTTATGACGTATCATCGGCTCCTTGATCTGGCCCAGGATCGAATCGCCCAGGATCATTGCCGGATTTCGATACTTATCCGAAAGGTCGAAGGCGTGTATCGTCAAGTCATACATCTCCTGAACCGAGTTCGGTGCGAGAACCAGCACCCGGTAGTCGCCATGGCCGCCTCCCCTGGTGGCCTGAAAGTAGTCCCCCTGGGAGGGGGATATGCCGCCCAGGCCGGGGCCGCTTCTGGAGATGTTGACGATCACTCCCGGTATCTCACTGCCGGCCATGTAGGAGATGCCCTCCTGCTTGAGCGATATCCCGGGGCTGGAAGACGACGTCATGGCCCGGGCCCCGGTGGCGGCGGCCCCCAGCACCATGTTTATCGAGGCGATCT comes from Candidatus Zymogenaceae bacterium and encodes:
- a CDS encoding acetyl-CoA hydrolase, whose protein sequence is MKNNHTAIDRLKEQYPEKFASEEEIFGHVHRGDRIFISTGCGEPQYLVRALISYVEKHPKAVFDAEVFHVWTLGVAPYANEKFRYNFRHNSFFIGNNTRDAVNQGMADYTPIFLSEIPGLLNRKMIPVDVALVQVSLPDEHGYMSL
- a CDS encoding 3-methyl-2-oxobutanoate dehydrogenase subunit VorB, whose amino-acid sequence is MEKDLIKGNEAIAMGALDAGVKFYFGYPITPQNDIPEYLSAHLPKMGGAFIQAESEIASINMVLGAAATGARAMTSSSSPGISLKQEGISYMAGSEIPGVIVNISRSGPGLGGISPSQGDYFQATRGGGHGDYRVLVLAPNSVQEMYDLTIHAFDLSDKYRNPAMILGDSILGQIKEPMIRHKIFQEPDEKSWALTGADGREKRLLKSLYLAEGELTKHNWRLKEKYERMKEDVMWESYHTDDADLVVCAFGSVSRIVRTAIDRLREKGKRVGLFRPITLFPFPGKELEELSAGVKNFLVVELNTGQMVEDVKLSVLGDATVDFFGNPPGSVPSPAELTEIVASYCPA